Proteins encoded by one window of Ovis canadensis isolate MfBH-ARS-UI-01 breed Bighorn chromosome 14, ARS-UI_OviCan_v2, whole genome shotgun sequence:
- the MED29 gene encoding mediator of RNA polymerase II transcription subunit 29 isoform X2, with translation MAASQQQASATSSTASVSGPGSAGGSGPQQQPQPPAQLVGPAQSGLLQQQQQDFDPVQRYKMLIPQLKESLQTLMKVAAQNLIQNTNIDNGQKSSDGPIQRFDKCLEEFYALCDQLELCLRLAHECLSQSCDSAKHSPTLVPTATKPDAVQPDSLPYPQYLAVIKAQIACAKDIHTALLDCANKVTGKTPAPPTGPGGTL, from the exons ATGGCTGCATCCCAACAGCAAGCTTCAGCGACTTCTTCTACTGCCAGTGTGTCGGGTCCGGGTTCAGCTGGTGGGTCGGGCCCCCAGCAGCAGCCACAACCACCAGCACAACTTGTGGGACCTGCCCAGAGCGGGCTTTTGCAGCAACAGCAACAGGACTTCGATCCTGTGCAGCGCTATAAGATGCTCATCCCGCAGCTGAAGGAGAGTCTACAG ACCTTGATGAAGGTTGCAGCCCAGAACCTGATTCAGAACACTAACATTGACAATGGGCA AAAGAGCAGCGATGGACCCATTCAGCGCTTTGACAAGTGTCTGGAAGAGTTCTATGCACTTTGTGACCAGCTAGAGCTCTGCCTG CGCCTGGCACATGAGTGTCTGTCACAGAGCTGCGACAGTGCCAAGCACTCTCCAACATTGGTGCCCACAGCCACCAAGCCTGATGCCGTCCAGCCTGACAGCCTGCCCTACCCGCAGTACCTGGCAGTCATCAAAGCCCAGATTGCCTGTGCCAAGGACATTCACACTGCCCTGCTGGACTGTGCCAACAAGGTCACAGGCAAGACACCTGCACCACCTACGGGCCCTGGAGGCACCCTGTGA
- the SAMD4B gene encoding protein Smaug homolog 2, protein MMFRDQVGILAGWFKGWNECEQTVALLSLLKRVTRTQARFLQLCLEHSLADCNDIHLLESEANSAAVVSQWQQESKEKAVSLLLSHLPLLQPGNTEAKSEYMRLLQKVLAYSIESNAFIEESRQLLSYALIHPATTLEDRNALALWLSHLEERLASGFRTRPEPTYHSRQGSDEWGGPAELGPGDAGPAWQDKPPRENGHVPFHPPSSVPPAINSIGSNANAGLPCQIHPSPLKRSMSLIPTSPQAPGEWPSPEELGARAVFTTPDHAPLSPQSSVASSGSEQTEEQGSSRNTFQEDGSGMKDVPSWLKSLRLHKYAALFSQMSYEEMMTLTEQHLESQNVTKGARHKIALSIQKLRERQSVLKSLEKDVLEGGNLRNALQELQQIIITPIKAYSVLQATVAATAATTSTAKDGGRGEPPLPGAEPPLAHPGTDKGSETSDPPAAESYPPPPAPAPTDGSEPAPAPVADGDIPSQFTRVMGKVCTQLLVSRPDEENITSYLQLIEKCLSHEAFTETQKKRLLSWKQQVLKLLRTFPRKAALEMQNYRQQKGWAFGSNSLPIAGSVGMGVARRTQRQFPMPPRALPPGRMGLLSPSGIGGISPRHALTSPSLGGQGRQNLWFANPGGSNSMPSQSRSSVQRTHSLPVHSSPQAILMFPPDCPVPGPDLEINPTLESLCLSMTEHALGDGTDKTSTI, encoded by the exons CCGTCGTCAGCCAGTGGCAGCAGGAGTCCAAAGAGAAGGCGGTGTCCCTCCTGTTGTCCCACCTACCCCTGCTTCAGCCGGGCAACACGGAGGCCAAGTCGGAGTACATGAGGCTGCTGCAGAAAGTGCTGGCCTACTCGATCGAGAGCAATGCCTTCATCGAGGAGAGCCGCCAGCTGCTTTCCTATGCCCTCATCCACCCGGCCACCACACTGGAGGACCGCAATGCACTGGCCCTCTGGCTCAGCCACTTGGAAGAGCGGCTAGCTAGCGGCTTTCGCACCCGACCTGAGCCCACCTACCACTCTCGCCAGGGCTCGGATGAGTGGGGTGGCCCTGCAGAGCTGGGCCCTGGGGATGCAGGGCCAGCCTGGCAGGACAAGCCACCGCGGGAAAATGGACATGTGCCCTTCCACCCACCCAGCTCAGTGCCGCCAGCCATCAACAGTATTGGGAGCAACGCAAATGCAG GTCTCCCCTGCCAAATCCACCCCAGCCCGCTGAAGCGCTCCATGTCGCTCATCCCCACGAGCCCCCAGGCCCCTGGTGAGTGGCCGAGTCCAGAGGAGCTTGGGGCCCGGGCTGTTTTCACCACGCCCGACCACGCACCCCTCTCACCCCAGAGCAGCGTGGCCTCCTCTGGCAGTGAGCAGACGGAGGAGCAGGGCTCCAGCCGGAACACTTTCCAGGAGGACGGCAGTGGCATGAAAG ACGTGCCCTCGTGGCTCAAGAGCCTCCGCTTGCACAAGTACGCAGCCCTCTTCTCACAGATGAGCTATGAAGAGATGATGACACTGACTGAACAGCACTTGGAGTCTCAG AATGTCACCAAAGGTGCCCGCCACAAGATAGCCCTGAGCATCCAGAAGCTGCGCGAGAGGCAGAGCGTCCTcaaatccctggagaag GATGTGCTGGAAGGCGGAAATCTGCGAAATGCTCTGCAGGAGCTGCAGCAGATCATCATCACCCCCATCAAGGCCTACAGTGTCCTCCAGGCCACCGTGGCCGCCACCGCCGCCACCACCTCTACTGCCAAGGATGGGGGCCGGGGGGAGCCACCGCTGCCAGGTGCTGAGCCTCCCCTGGCTCACCCTGGCACAGACAAGGGCAGTGAGACCAGTGACCCTCCAGCTGCAGAGAGCTACCCCCCTCCACCAGCTCCGGCTCCCACTGATGGTAGTGAGCCAGCCCCCGCTCCCGTCGCTGATGGAGACATCCCCAGCCAGTTTACACGGGTGATGGGCAAAG TGTGCACCCAGCTGCTGGTGTCCCGACCAGACGAGGAGAACATCACCAGTTACCTCCAGCTCATCGAAAAGTGCCTATCTCATGAG GCTTTCACGGAGACACAGAAGAAACGACTGCTGTCCTGGAAACAGCAAGTGCTGAAGCTCCTCCGGACCTTCCCGCGCAAAGCTGCACTAGAGATGCAGAACTACAGGCAGCAGAAAGG CTGGGCGTTTGGCTCGAACTCACTCCCCATAGCTGGTtctgtggggatgggggtggcccGGCGGACCCAGCGGCAGTTCCCAATGCCTCCCCGGGCCCTTCCGCCTGGCAGGATGGGCCTTCTGAGCCCTTCGGGCATTGGGGGCATCTCCCCTCGACATGCCCTCACCAGCCCCAGCCTTGGGGGCCAGGGCCGACAG AACCTGTGGTTCGCCAACCCTGGAGGCAGCAACAGTATGCCCAGCCAGAGCCGCAGCTCTGTGCAGCGCACCCACTCGCTCCCAGTCCACTCGTCACCCCAGGCCATTCTCATGTTCCCTCCAG ACTGCCCGGTCCCTGGGCCTGACCTGGAGATCAATCCCACTCTGGAGTCTCTATGTCTGAGCATGACAGAACACGCCTTGGGTG ATGGGACAGACAAAACCTCCACCATCTGA
- the MED29 gene encoding mediator of RNA polymerase II transcription subunit 29 isoform X1: protein MAASQQQASATSSTASVSGPGSAGGSGPQQQPQPPAQLVGPAQSGLLQQQQQDFDPVQRYKMLIPQLKESLQTLMKVAAQNLIQNTNIDNGQKSSDGPIQRFDKCLEEFYALCDQLELCLRLAHECLSQSCDSAKHSPTLVPTATKPDAVQPDSLPYPQYLAVIKAQIACAKDIHTALLDCANKVTGKTPAPPTGPGGTLARMEDRTPGSPGARRSFVSRGHSHTQQSPAPLMSAQPPVCLTQKREVEGLGPDSMPSPSRGATSVRAPPPSPPHTQGLRQQHSNKGCYAIRGEALYF from the exons ATGGCTGCATCCCAACAGCAAGCTTCAGCGACTTCTTCTACTGCCAGTGTGTCGGGTCCGGGTTCAGCTGGTGGGTCGGGCCCCCAGCAGCAGCCACAACCACCAGCACAACTTGTGGGACCTGCCCAGAGCGGGCTTTTGCAGCAACAGCAACAGGACTTCGATCCTGTGCAGCGCTATAAGATGCTCATCCCGCAGCTGAAGGAGAGTCTACAG ACCTTGATGAAGGTTGCAGCCCAGAACCTGATTCAGAACACTAACATTGACAATGGGCA AAAGAGCAGCGATGGACCCATTCAGCGCTTTGACAAGTGTCTGGAAGAGTTCTATGCACTTTGTGACCAGCTAGAGCTCTGCCTG CGCCTGGCACATGAGTGTCTGTCACAGAGCTGCGACAGTGCCAAGCACTCTCCAACATTGGTGCCCACAGCCACCAAGCCTGATGCCGTCCAGCCTGACAGCCTGCCCTACCCGCAGTACCTGGCAGTCATCAAAGCCCAGATTGCCTGTGCCAAGGACATTCACACTGCCCTGCTGGACTGTGCCAACAAGGTCACAGGCAAGACACCTGCACCACCTACGGGCCCTGGAGGCACCCT GGCCAGAATGGAAGACAGAACCCCAGGGTCACCTGGGGCTAGAAGGAGCTTCGTTTCCAGGGGCCATAGCCACACCCAGCAATCCCCAGCACCTCTCATGTCAGCTCAACCCCCAGTCTGCTTGACCCAAAAAAGGGAAGTGGAAGGTCTGGGCCCTGACAGCATGCCCAGTCCCAGTCGGGGAGCAACCAGCGTGCGTgctccccccccctcccccccccataCCCAGGGCCTGCGTCAGCAGCACTCAAACAAGGGGTGTTATGCAATC
- the PAF1 gene encoding RNA polymerase II-associated factor 1 homolog, which produces MAPTIQTQAQREDGHRPNSHRTLPERSGVVCRVKYCNSLPDIPFDPKFITYPFDQNRFVQYKATSLEKQHKHDLLTEPDLGVTIDLINPDTYRIDPNVLLDPADEKLLEEEIQAPTSSKRSQQHAKVVPWMRKTEYISTEFNRYGISNEKPEVKIGVSVKQQFTEEEIYKDRDSQITAIEKTFEDAQKSISQHYSKPRVTPVEVMPVFPDFKMWINPCAQVIFDSDPAPKDTSGAAALEMMSQAMIRGMMDEEGNQFVAYFLPVEETLKKRKRDQEEEMDYAPDDVYDYKIAREYNWNVKNKASKGYEENYFFIFREGDGVYYNELETRVRLSKRRAKAGVQSGTNALLVVKHRDMNEKELEAQEARKAQLENHEPEEEEEEEMETEEKEAGGSDEEREKGSSSEKEGSEDERSGSESEREEGDRDEASDKSGSGEDESSEDEARAARDKEEIFGSDADSEDDADSDDEDRGRARGSDNDSDSGSDGGGQRSRSRSRSASPFPSGSEHSAQEDGSEAAASDSSEADSGSD; this is translated from the exons ATGGCGCCCACTATCCAGACCCAGGCCCAGCGCGAGGATGGCCACAG GCCCAATTCTCACCGGACTTTGCCTGAGAG GTCTGGAGTGGTCTGCCGAGTCAAGTACTGCAATAGCCTCCCTGACATCCCCTTTGACCCGAAGTTCATCACCTATCCCTTCGACCAGAACAG GTTTGTTCAGTACAAAGCAACTTCCCTGGAAAAACAGCACAAACATGATCTCTtgactgagccagacctgggaGTTACCATTGACCTCATCAACCCTGATACCTACCGCATCGACCCCAATG TACTCCTAGACCCAGCTGATGAGAAGCTTCTGGAAGAGGAGATTCAGGCCCCCACCAGTTCCAAGAG ATCCCAGCAGCATGCGAAGGTGGTGCCATGGATGCGGAAGACAGAGTACATCTCCACTGAGTTCAACCGTTATGGCATTTCCAATGAAAAGCCTGAGGTCAA gATTGGGGTTTCTGTGAAGCAGCAATTCACTGAGGAGGAAATATACAAAGACAGGGATAGCCAGATTACAGCTATCGAGAAGACTTTTGAGGATGCCCAGAAATCT ATCTCCCAGCATTATAGCAAGCCCCGAGTGACACCAGTGGAGGTCATGCCTGTCTTTCCAGATTTTAAG ATGTGGATCAACCCTTGCGCTCAGGTAATCTTTGACTCAGACCCCGCCCCCAAGGACACAAGTGGTGCAGCTGCACTGGAGATGATGTCTCAGGCCATGATCAG GGGCATGATGGATGAGGAAGGGAACCAGTTTGTGGCTTACTTTCTGCCTGTGGAGGAAACACTGAAGAAACGAAAGCGGGACCAGGAAGAGGAGATGGATTATGCACCAGATGATGT GTATGACTACAAGATTGCTCGAGAGTACAACTGGAATGTGAAGAACAAGGCTAGCAAGGGTTATGAGGAAAACTACTTCTTTATCTTCCGAGAGGGTGATGGTGTTTACTACAATGAATTGGAGACCAG GGTTCGCCTGAGTAAGCGCCGAGCCAAGGCCGGGGTTCAGTCAGGTACCAATGCACTGCTTGTGGTCAAACACCGGGACATGAATGAGAAGGAATTAGAAGCCCAG GAGGCACGGAAGGCTCAGCTGGAGAACCATGAACccgaggaggaagaagaggaggaaatggagacagaagagaaagaagctgGGGGCTCAG ATGAGGAACGAGAGAAGGGCAGCAGCAGTGAGAAGGAAGGCAGCGAGGATGAGCGCTCTGGCAGTGAGAGTGAACGGGAGGAAGGTGACAGAGATGAGGCGAGTGACAAGAGTGGCAGCGGCGAGGATGAAAGCAGTGAGGATGAGGCCCGGGCCGCCAGAGACAAAGAGGAGATCTTCGGCAGTGATGCTGATTCGGAGGATGATGCTGACTCTGATGATGAGGACAGAGGACGGGCTCGTGGCAGTGACAATGACTCAGACAGTGGCAGCGATGGGGGTGGCCAGCggagccggagccggagccggAGCGCCAGTCCCTTCCCCAGTGGCAGTGAGCATTCCGCTCAGGAGGATGGCAGTGAAGCTGCAGCTTCTGATTCCAGTGAAGCTGACAGCGGCAGTGACTGA